A single genomic interval of Lentimicrobium saccharophilum harbors:
- a CDS encoding C25 family cysteine peptidase, whose translation MRLKTNFTIVILLVLTGVVSAQNWVTITSDQPVAAHTTLLSSDASTSVVEFELAGFNLIPVTTPRGDAFVVDLEGASPMLEKGMPDLPKLTASLIIPDNALMDVRVISSSYIDYPFIDIAPSKGNFTRDIDPATVPYTYGRAYEQDAFYPAQMADLRDPYILRDHRGQTIIVNPFSYNPVTRTLRVYHQMTVEVFQSGLSTLNVLERNSQPETTVDEFQRIYERHFLNAHNGSRYTPLEEQGNMLIISHGAFMADMQDFVDWKKTIGIPTEIVDVSTIGTNSTAIKNFVADYYATNGLTFLLLVGDHAQVPTVTTGNIGGPSDHAYGYLAGNDHYPEIFVGRFSAENSAQVQTQVNRSIAYEQNPDVNVDWFSKGFGIASSEGPGDDGEYDWQHMRNIRTDLIGYTYTAVGELYDGSQGGEDLPGNPNSGHVSAEVNTGRSIINYVGHGSQTSWSTTGFSNSGVNGLDNNNMWPFIWSVACVNGDFLNNTCFAEAWLRASNANGPTGAVATLMSTINQSWNPPMDGQDDMVDILVESYEDNIKRTFGGISMNGCMKMNDTYGADGAEMTDTWLIFGDPSLMVRTALPQDLSVNHNPVAFIGSNQFTITCNTQGALACLTLDGEILGTAVVNGGTANITIPTLTNVGTMKLAVTAFNHIPYIADIDVLPLEGPYVVYNNYSINDAAGNNNQQLDYNESVMMALGLKNVGTEDVENAIVTIFCTDPYIALTDTVEVYPLIAAGQIAAVADGFAFSVSSDVPDGYAIPFSYTVIAGENEWSGNFNVIAHSVVLNFAGNILTDTQGNNNGKADPGETFQMNLSIVNAGTAPASDVYGLLSSDDPNVIIHTDSISYGTIGGYETISAEFTVTALPSTPTGHTVQFIITMSAGGAFTSTAPISVVIGQIPVLIIDLDGNHNSGPVIRNCLTNLSVTADYLTSWPLILGPYQSIFVCLGTYTSNAVLTNTQGQALANFMNAGGKVYMEGGDTWAYNDPTPAHPMFMIDGDTDGSGDLKTLNGESGTMAENMSFEFEGDNNYIDRLLPLENAVPLFRNSLPEYFTAIAYDGGNYRTIGSSFEFGGLSDSDSRSVKDSLMMEYINFFGLSSSAPLLANFIASETKVCELEEIEFTDFSAGNVISWAWSFPGAVPDTSNEQNPVVTYREPGVYDVTLTITDGVSSQTIVKEGYITVDYCMGVISSEARQSVQVFPNPGTGYFNINLDGFSGPVTLRVFNTAGKELITRTAPFSGSAGLDLSGFSNGIYILLVETNDIRQYVKLIVNH comes from the coding sequence ATGCGATTAAAAACGAACTTCACCATAGTCATTCTCCTGGTTTTAACCGGAGTAGTTTCCGCGCAGAACTGGGTTACCATCACTTCAGATCAGCCGGTTGCCGCCCATACCACCCTGTTATCCTCGGATGCTTCTACATCAGTGGTTGAATTTGAGTTAGCGGGTTTTAACCTGATTCCGGTAACCACACCCCGCGGTGATGCTTTTGTTGTGGATCTGGAAGGAGCTTCGCCCATGCTGGAAAAAGGAATGCCTGACCTGCCCAAACTCACCGCTTCATTGATCATTCCCGATAATGCACTGATGGATGTAAGGGTAATTTCATCAAGCTATATTGATTACCCCTTTATCGACATTGCACCTTCAAAAGGGAATTTTACCAGGGACATTGACCCGGCAACCGTGCCTTACACATACGGCCGGGCTTATGAGCAGGACGCGTTCTATCCTGCACAAATGGCAGACCTGCGCGACCCCTATATTCTGCGTGACCACAGGGGACAAACGATTATTGTCAATCCGTTCAGCTATAATCCTGTAACCAGAACCCTCAGGGTTTATCACCAGATGACGGTGGAGGTTTTCCAGTCAGGCTTGTCGACCCTTAATGTACTGGAGCGCAATTCACAGCCGGAAACCACAGTGGATGAATTTCAAAGGATTTATGAAAGACATTTTCTGAACGCACACAATGGATCAAGATATACCCCGCTGGAAGAGCAGGGAAATATGCTGATTATTTCTCATGGTGCCTTTATGGCTGATATGCAGGATTTTGTCGACTGGAAAAAGACCATCGGAATTCCTACAGAAATCGTTGATGTTTCAACCATCGGCACCAATTCCACAGCCATCAAGAATTTTGTAGCCGATTATTACGCCACCAACGGATTAACATTCCTGCTGCTGGTTGGTGACCACGCTCAGGTTCCAACGGTAACCACCGGAAACATCGGAGGCCCGTCTGATCACGCTTACGGTTACCTGGCCGGAAACGATCATTATCCTGAAATCTTTGTTGGCCGCTTTTCTGCCGAGAACTCAGCGCAGGTGCAGACTCAGGTGAACCGCAGCATTGCTTATGAGCAAAACCCGGATGTAAACGTCGACTGGTTCTCAAAAGGCTTCGGCATTGCTTCAAGCGAAGGGCCCGGCGATGACGGTGAGTATGACTGGCAACACATGCGCAATATCCGTACCGACCTGATAGGTTATACCTACACGGCTGTCGGTGAACTGTATGACGGAAGTCAGGGAGGCGAAGACCTTCCGGGAAATCCGAATTCAGGACATGTGTCAGCTGAAGTGAACACCGGACGCAGCATCATCAATTATGTTGGTCATGGCAGCCAGACATCCTGGAGTACAACCGGTTTCTCAAACAGCGGCGTAAACGGGCTCGACAACAACAATATGTGGCCTTTTATCTGGTCTGTGGCCTGTGTCAACGGAGACTTTCTCAACAACACCTGCTTTGCTGAAGCCTGGCTCAGGGCATCCAATGCCAACGGACCTACAGGGGCAGTTGCTACATTAATGTCTACCATCAATCAGAGCTGGAATCCTCCCATGGACGGGCAGGATGATATGGTCGATATTCTGGTGGAATCTTACGAGGATAACATTAAGCGTACTTTCGGCGGGATTTCTATGAACGGGTGTATGAAAATGAATGATACTTACGGTGCTGATGGCGCTGAAATGACAGACACCTGGCTGATTTTCGGTGATCCTTCGCTGATGGTAAGAACTGCTTTACCGCAAGACCTGAGTGTAAATCATAATCCGGTTGCTTTTATCGGTTCAAACCAGTTCACAATAACCTGCAACACCCAGGGGGCGCTGGCATGCCTGACCCTTGACGGAGAAATCCTCGGTACAGCTGTTGTCAATGGTGGAACAGCCAACATTACAATACCGACCCTCACCAACGTAGGAACAATGAAACTGGCGGTAACCGCTTTTAATCACATCCCCTATATTGCTGATATCGATGTACTCCCGCTGGAAGGTCCCTATGTTGTTTATAATAACTACAGCATCAATGATGCCGCAGGAAATAATAACCAGCAGCTGGATTACAACGAATCGGTAATGATGGCCCTGGGACTGAAAAATGTTGGAACCGAAGATGTTGAGAACGCAATTGTGACCATTTTCTGCACCGACCCGTATATTGCCCTTACCGATACAGTTGAAGTTTATCCGCTGATCGCTGCTGGCCAGATTGCCGCTGTTGCTGATGGATTTGCTTTCAGTGTAAGCAGCGATGTCCCTGACGGATATGCCATTCCATTCTCTTACACAGTTATTGCCGGAGAAAATGAATGGTCAGGGAACTTCAATGTGATTGCACATTCTGTCGTGCTCAATTTTGCAGGAAATATCCTCACCGACACTCAAGGCAACAACAATGGCAAAGCCGATCCGGGGGAAACCTTCCAGATGAACCTTTCCATCGTCAATGCCGGAACAGCGCCTGCTTCGGACGTTTATGGCCTGCTCAGCTCCGATGATCCCAATGTAATCATACACACCGACAGCATCAGCTATGGCACAATCGGGGGTTATGAAACCATCAGCGCCGAATTTACGGTAACTGCCCTGCCTTCAACACCCACTGGACACACCGTTCAATTTATAATTACCATGTCGGCAGGCGGAGCTTTTACCTCAACCGCGCCTATCAGCGTGGTCATCGGGCAGATCCCGGTTCTGATCATCGACCTTGACGGAAATCATAATTCAGGCCCGGTAATCAGAAACTGTCTTACCAATCTTTCGGTAACTGCTGATTACCTCACTTCGTGGCCCCTGATCCTCGGACCTTATCAGTCGATTTTCGTCTGCCTCGGCACCTATACTTCCAATGCCGTGCTCACCAATACCCAGGGCCAGGCACTGGCTAACTTCATGAATGCAGGCGGTAAGGTTTATATGGAAGGCGGGGATACCTGGGCATATAACGACCCAACCCCGGCTCATCCGATGTTTATGATTGATGGAGATACTGACGGCAGCGGTGACCTTAAAACCCTGAACGGCGAGAGCGGAACCATGGCAGAGAACATGTCCTTTGAATTCGAGGGCGACAACAACTACATCGACCGCCTGTTACCCCTCGAAAATGCTGTGCCACTTTTCAGGAATTCCTTACCTGAGTACTTCACAGCCATCGCATACGACGGCGGTAACTACAGAACCATTGGATCATCATTTGAATTCGGTGGGCTGAGCGACAGCGACAGCCGCTCGGTAAAAGACTCTCTGATGATGGAGTACATCAACTTCTTCGGACTTAGCAGTTCAGCCCCGTTACTTGCCAACTTTATTGCTTCCGAAACAAAGGTTTGTGAACTTGAAGAAATTGAATTTACAGATTTCTCCGCTGGTAACGTCATCTCATGGGCGTGGAGTTTCCCCGGCGCAGTTCCTGACACATCCAATGAGCAAAATCCGGTGGTAACCTACCGTGAACCCGGCGTTTATGATGTCACCCTCACCATCACTGACGGAGTATCATCCCAGACAATTGTGAAAGAAGGATATATAACCGTGGATTACTGTATGGGAGTAATCAGTTCTGAAGCGAGACAATCCGTGCAGGTGTTTCCAAATCCGGGAACCGGCTATTTCAATATTAATCTGGATGGATTCTCCGGGCCTGTAACCCTCAGGGTATTCAACACTGCCGGAAAAGAATTGATTACCCGGACAGCTCCCTTCTCAGGTTCTGCAGGGCTTGACCTTTCAGGTTTCTCAAACGGCATTTACATACTTTTGGTAGAGACCAATGACATCCGTCAGTATGTAAAGCTGATTGTGAACCATTAA
- a CDS encoding NYN domain-containing protein, producing the protein MNDTNSMIKIGVFYDGNYFLHVSNYYYYEHERNARISIEGLHNFIRNRVSKEEGIDVKLCHIVDSHYFRGRLSAYEAQSSENKLYAERIFDDILMGEKVITHYLPLRMRGGKREEKGIDVWLALEAYELTVFKKFDVLVLIASDGDYVPLVRKLNTLGTRVMLLSWDFRYQDMNGRESVTRTSQELLEEVTYPVAMHELIDNRLNKNDAVISNLFDKQDENRMKYINKPVPEGVQRSRTLNMKSGYGFIAFPPNNLFFHYEDVLDGNFNEIMDGDMVEFEIRRNERGEEVAYNVRKIEPGLQ; encoded by the coding sequence ATGAACGACACGAATAGTATGATCAAAATTGGCGTTTTTTATGATGGCAATTATTTTCTTCATGTAAGTAATTATTATTACTACGAGCACGAACGTAATGCGCGGATAAGTATTGAGGGATTGCATAACTTCATCCGCAATCGTGTTTCAAAGGAGGAGGGAATTGACGTTAAATTGTGCCACATTGTTGATTCACATTACTTCCGGGGGAGGTTAAGTGCTTACGAAGCACAAAGCAGCGAAAACAAGCTTTACGCTGAAAGGATATTTGATGATATCCTGATGGGAGAAAAGGTAATTACACATTACCTGCCATTGCGCATGCGTGGTGGAAAACGTGAGGAAAAAGGGATTGACGTATGGCTCGCACTTGAGGCTTACGAGTTGACCGTTTTCAAAAAATTTGATGTTCTGGTGCTTATCGCATCCGATGGGGATTACGTTCCGCTCGTGCGAAAACTCAATACACTTGGAACAAGGGTCATGCTGCTGAGCTGGGATTTCAGGTATCAGGACATGAACGGACGTGAAAGTGTAACACGCACATCCCAGGAATTGCTTGAGGAGGTGACTTATCCTGTGGCCATGCACGAACTGATCGACAACCGGCTGAACAAGAATGACGCCGTGATATCGAATCTGTTCGACAAACAGGATGAAAACCGGATGAAATACATCAACAAACCGGTCCCTGAAGGTGTGCAACGCAGCCGTACCCTCAATATGAAGAGTGGATACGGATTTATCGCGTTCCCGCCCAACAACCTGTTTTTCCATTACGAAGATGTCCTCGATGGCAACTTCAATGAAATCATGGATGGAGATATGGTCGAATTTGAAATCCGGCGTAACGAGCGCGGCGAAGAAGTCGCCTACAACGTCAGAAAAATTGAACCCGGTTTACAATAA
- a CDS encoding outer membrane beta-barrel protein, whose product MKVFYSLLSILPFLTLGLQAQQFSGGVRAGLVGSQVAGDMYSGYHKAGINPGVWVSLATGKRSSVQMELGYIQKGSRENPDFERNRFDTYIMRLGYIELPFLYRINYNELLGFEAGLAMNFLIHQRETFNGYETVESPFRGQNLCFVGGMSIHLNDRIRFNVRTDNSLFSIRKNRVSGDVWRFWGYGQFSDALILSAYYTL is encoded by the coding sequence ATGAAGGTATTTTACTCATTATTATCAATATTACCCTTTTTAACCCTTGGTTTGCAGGCTCAGCAATTCTCCGGTGGTGTGAGGGCGGGACTTGTCGGCAGCCAGGTGGCCGGGGATATGTATTCCGGCTATCACAAAGCTGGCATCAATCCGGGTGTCTGGGTGAGCCTGGCTACAGGAAAGCGGTCTTCGGTTCAGATGGAACTGGGGTATATCCAGAAAGGCAGTCGGGAGAACCCTGATTTTGAAAGGAACCGTTTCGATACGTATATCATGCGCCTCGGATATATTGAATTGCCCTTTCTATACAGGATAAATTACAATGAGCTGCTTGGATTTGAAGCCGGCCTGGCCATGAATTTTCTGATCCACCAGAGGGAGACCTTTAATGGTTATGAAACCGTTGAATCGCCTTTCCGGGGACAAAATCTTTGTTTTGTCGGAGGTATGTCCATTCACCTGAACGACCGGATACGATTCAATGTACGTACGGACAACTCTTTGTTTTCAATCAGAAAAAACAGGGTTTCGGGCGATGTCTGGCGATTCTGGGGATACGGGCAGTTCAGCGATGCGCTGATACTTTCCGCCTACTATACTTTATAA
- a CDS encoding CAP domain-containing protein yields the protein MKVILPVLALFLIFQGYSQPSAGHDTAIVEETPVHCLNEAEKELASAINAYRSMKKLAPVPLSVSLSQVARLHVLDLAENYHIGGKCNMHSWSTDPRWSSCCYTEDHRKASCMWNKPRELTSYTGDGYEIAFYSNHDYSSERDFALDALEGWKSSKGHHDLIINRGKWTTANWKAMGVGVFDGYAVIWFGELPDRAGSPEGCTGK from the coding sequence ATGAAAGTGATCCTTCCCGTACTCGCGCTTTTTTTGATTTTTCAGGGTTACAGTCAGCCATCCGCGGGGCACGATACCGCTATCGTGGAGGAAACCCCGGTGCATTGCCTGAATGAAGCGGAAAAAGAACTTGCTTCAGCGATCAATGCATACAGGAGCATGAAAAAGCTTGCTCCGGTTCCTTTGTCGGTTTCCTTGTCGCAGGTAGCCCGGCTACATGTACTGGACCTTGCAGAAAATTATCATATCGGCGGTAAGTGCAACATGCACAGTTGGTCAACTGATCCGAGATGGAGTTCATGCTGCTATACCGAAGACCACCGGAAAGCCTCCTGTATGTGGAATAAACCGCGCGAATTGACCAGTTACACCGGAGATGGTTATGAAATCGCTTTTTACTCAAACCATGATTATTCCTCGGAAAGAGATTTTGCTTTGGATGCCCTTGAAGGATGGAAAAGCAGTAAAGGGCATCATGACCTTATTATTAACCGGGGCAAATGGACAACAGCGAACTGGAAGGCTATGGGTGTCGGCGTTTTTGACGGATATGCCGTTATCTGGTTCGGAGAGTTACCCGACCGGGCCGGATCACCTGAAGGATGCACCGGTAAATAA
- a CDS encoding response regulator transcription factor has protein sequence MENSQFKILLVDDETDVLEFLSYNLKKEGYHVLKAKNGREGLVLARDENPHLVILDVMMPEMDGIETCREIRLLPGFADTIIVFLTARGEDYSQIAGFDAGADDYITKPIKPKVLTSRVKALLRRHRSRKSPEPPVNLPDLTIDREKYVVIKDGKEISLPKKEFELLLLLTSRPNKVFSREEIFSSVWGNDVIVGDRTIDVHVRKIREKIGLENIKTIKGVGYKFEA, from the coding sequence ATGGAAAACAGCCAATTTAAGATCCTTCTTGTTGACGATGAAACGGATGTGCTGGAATTTCTCAGTTATAATCTGAAAAAAGAAGGATACCATGTTTTGAAGGCAAAAAACGGTCGTGAAGGTCTGGTACTGGCCCGGGATGAAAATCCTCACCTGGTTATTCTGGATGTGATGATGCCTGAGATGGATGGAATTGAAACCTGCCGTGAAATCAGATTGCTCCCCGGTTTCGCAGATACCATTATCGTTTTTCTCACTGCCCGGGGCGAGGACTATTCCCAGATCGCGGGTTTTGATGCCGGTGCTGACGATTATATTACAAAGCCCATTAAGCCGAAAGTGCTAACAAGCAGGGTAAAAGCCCTGCTGCGCCGGCACAGAAGCAGAAAATCGCCGGAGCCGCCGGTAAATCTGCCGGACCTGACCATTGACCGCGAAAAGTATGTTGTAATAAAAGACGGTAAAGAGATTTCGCTTCCGAAAAAAGAATTTGAACTGCTTCTGCTGCTTACTTCACGTCCAAATAAAGTATTTTCTAGAGAGGAGATATTTTCAAGTGTATGGGGCAACGATGTAATCGTCGGTGACCGTACCATAGATGTGCATGTGAGAAAAATACGTGAAAAAATAGGGCTTGAGAATATTAAAACCATCAAAGGGGTGGGGTATAAATTCGAAGCCTGA
- a CDS encoding sensor histidine kinase, giving the protein MNIDFSNPRKLALNNALLITALFLVLGMLHTFLFPAASGWWLIAGGGLVLFVFTNFLFRYTLEKFIYEKIRLIYKTIRNRKISKDNDKTSSYKGKTIETVYQEVAEWGETKSKEVEELKRMAKYRREFLGNVSHELKTPIFNIQGYVLTLLDGGLEDPSINKEYLLRTEKSINRMIAIVEDLETISQLESSELQLNLKKTDILALTREVMEFLEIKARKRNNNIYFGGNYEKPVYILADKERLRQVLINLIDNSIKYGNQENGSTKISFFDMDENILVEVTDNGNGINEADLPRIFERFYRTDKGRSREQGGSGLGLAIVKHIIEAHDQTIHVRSTQGVGTTFAFTMKKA; this is encoded by the coding sequence ATGAACATTGACTTTTCCAATCCCCGTAAACTCGCGCTTAATAATGCGCTGCTGATCACTGCGTTATTCCTGGTGCTGGGTATGTTACATACCTTTCTTTTCCCTGCTGCTTCAGGCTGGTGGCTTATCGCCGGAGGAGGATTGGTACTGTTTGTCTTTACCAACTTCCTCTTCAGATATACCCTTGAAAAATTCATTTATGAAAAAATCAGGCTGATATATAAAACCATCAGAAACCGGAAAATCTCAAAGGATAATGACAAAACTTCCTCCTATAAGGGAAAAACAATCGAAACTGTTTATCAGGAGGTTGCTGAGTGGGGAGAAACGAAAAGCAAGGAAGTTGAAGAACTTAAACGAATGGCAAAATACCGCAGGGAGTTTCTGGGTAATGTTTCCCACGAATTGAAAACACCCATTTTTAACATTCAGGGTTACGTGCTTACGTTGCTCGACGGCGGGCTGGAAGATCCCAGCATCAACAAGGAGTACCTCCTGCGCACTGAAAAAAGCATCAACCGCATGATCGCCATTGTTGAGGATCTGGAAACCATTTCACAACTTGAATCCAGCGAACTTCAACTTAATCTGAAAAAGACGGATATTCTGGCCCTGACCCGCGAAGTAATGGAATTTCTGGAAATCAAAGCCAGGAAAAGAAACAATAACATTTATTTCGGCGGTAACTATGAAAAGCCGGTTTATATTCTTGCTGACAAGGAGCGGTTGCGCCAGGTTCTGATCAACCTGATTGACAACTCGATCAAATACGGTAACCAGGAAAATGGCTCAACCAAGATCAGCTTTTTTGACATGGATGAGAATATCCTTGTAGAAGTAACCGACAACGGCAACGGGATCAATGAGGCTGATTTACCGCGCATATTCGAGCGCTTTTACCGGACCGATAAAGGGCGCTCCCGTGAGCAGGGCGGTTCGGGACTCGGGCTGGCCATTGTAAAGCATATAATCGAGGCCCATGACCAGACCATTCATGTGCGCAGCACACAAGGCGTAGGCACAACATTCGCCTTTACGATGAAAAAAGCATAA
- a CDS encoding polyprenyl synthetase family protein, whose amino-acid sequence MTPSLNEIKAPVGEHIKEFEKRFRNSMRSNVPLLDRVTAYLVKRKGKQIRPLFVFLTAEACGNINDATYRAASLIELLHTATLIHDDVVDDSNERRGFFSLNALWKNKISVLVGDYLLSKGLLLSLDNNDFELLRIVSDATREMSEGELLQIEKARRLDISEEIYFEIIRKKTASLIASCCACGAASSGADAETVKKLHRFGELTGIAFQIRDDLFDYSKSFDTGKPNGIDIKEKKMTLPLIYLLNNSSWPEKRRIINVVKNNNDNPRKVAALIQQVKETGGIAYAEARMLEYREQALDILREFKPGPARESLEKLVVFTTERNG is encoded by the coding sequence ATGACGCCCTCTCTCAATGAAATAAAAGCTCCGGTCGGGGAACACATTAAGGAATTTGAAAAAAGATTCAGGAATTCGATGCGCAGCAATGTGCCGCTGCTTGATCGCGTTACGGCGTACCTGGTAAAGCGGAAAGGAAAGCAGATCAGGCCGCTTTTTGTGTTTCTGACGGCAGAGGCATGCGGGAACATCAATGATGCGACATACCGTGCTGCTTCGCTGATCGAACTTTTACATACTGCCACCCTCATCCATGATGATGTAGTGGATGATTCCAATGAAAGGCGTGGCTTTTTCTCCCTCAACGCATTGTGGAAGAACAAAATATCTGTTCTGGTGGGTGATTATTTGCTCTCGAAGGGATTATTGTTATCGCTTGATAATAATGATTTCGAACTGCTGCGGATTGTTTCGGATGCAACCCGCGAAATGAGCGAGGGAGAATTATTGCAGATAGAAAAAGCGCGCAGGCTTGATATCAGCGAAGAAATTTACTTTGAGATCATCCGTAAAAAAACCGCTTCACTGATTGCTTCATGTTGTGCCTGCGGGGCCGCTTCTTCAGGGGCAGATGCAGAAACAGTAAAGAAACTTCACCGTTTCGGCGAACTTACCGGAATCGCTTTTCAGATCAGGGATGATCTTTTCGATTACAGTAAAAGCTTCGATACGGGCAAGCCCAACGGCATTGACATCAAAGAGAAGAAAATGACCCTCCCCCTGATATACCTGCTCAATAACAGCAGCTGGCCCGAAAAGCGCAGGATTATCAATGTTGTGAAAAATAACAATGATAATCCCCGCAAGGTGGCTGCCCTGATACAACAGGTAAAGGAAACCGGAGGTATTGCCTATGCCGAAGCCCGTATGCTGGAATACAGGGAGCAGGCGCTGGATATACTCCGGGAGTTTAAACCCGGTCCGGCCAGGGAATCACTTGAAAAGCTGGTTGTGTTTACCACCGAACGCAATGGTTAA